In Cytobacillus oceanisediminis, the following proteins share a genomic window:
- a CDS encoding 3-hydroxyacyl-CoA dehydrogenase family protein yields the protein MFKQIAIIGAGTMGYGIAFQFAQNNQNVILVDQSEDALVKAKEKIEKYAEIFYRKDPVQYAHAKEIMKQLTVTTSLRDAAEADMVTECVVEILEVKQRLFKEMDELFPEDTIFVSNTSSLKLTDIIRDVQKHRSRSLLTHWFNPAHIVPLVELLQTDETDPAVYAKVKQFLTQCGKVTIDVKKELPGLVANRIQIAMAREVLSLLEDDVATKEDIDRAVAYGPGFRLAQSGLLEIMDFGGLDVWVKVMEQLQPAIASGIKEYPALESKVDAEKFGVKSGEGFFSYPNGSMDDYIFDRDEKLIDQLLLKSKQQERV from the coding sequence ATGTTTAAACAAATTGCCATTATTGGTGCAGGCACAATGGGATACGGCATTGCCTTTCAATTTGCTCAAAACAATCAAAATGTTATTCTAGTTGACCAATCGGAAGATGCACTTGTAAAAGCGAAAGAAAAGATCGAAAAGTATGCAGAAATCTTTTATCGGAAGGATCCAGTGCAATATGCTCACGCTAAAGAAATTATGAAACAGCTGACGGTTACCACTTCCTTAAGAGACGCAGCAGAAGCCGATATGGTCACAGAATGCGTGGTTGAAATCCTTGAAGTGAAACAGCGCCTTTTTAAAGAAATGGATGAATTATTTCCGGAGGATACGATCTTCGTTTCCAACACATCAAGCTTAAAATTAACAGACATTATTCGCGATGTTCAGAAGCATCGTTCGAGAAGCCTGCTGACACACTGGTTCAATCCTGCCCACATTGTCCCGCTTGTTGAATTGCTTCAGACGGATGAGACCGACCCGGCAGTGTATGCGAAAGTGAAGCAATTTTTAACTCAATGCGGAAAAGTCACGATTGATGTGAAAAAAGAGCTTCCTGGCCTTGTTGCGAACCGAATTCAAATTGCGATGGCCAGAGAAGTTTTGAGTCTTCTTGAAGATGATGTTGCAACAAAGGAGGATATTGACCGGGCTGTAGCCTATGGCCCAGGATTCCGATTGGCACAAAGCGGCCTATTGGAAATTATGGATTTTGGCGGATTGGACGTATGGGTGAAGGTGATGGAACAGCTGCAGCCTGCCATTGCCTCAGGTATCAAAGAATATCCAGCACTTGAAAGTAAGGTAGATGCAGAAAAGTTTGGGGTTAAAAGTGGAGAGGGATTCTTCTCTTATCCAAATGGAAGCATGGATGATTATATCTTTGATAGAGATGAGAAACTCATTGACCAGCTGCTATTAAAATCAAAGCAGCAAGAAAGAGTGTGA
- a CDS encoding GntP family permease — protein MELWSVFTILLSLGILIFMALRGFSIIIIAPIASIIVILLNGMPFLEGMQESYMAGFINFAKNYYLIFLFAALFGKFMEDSGAARKIAEALLKIIGRESKFKVLIAVVVISAILTYGGINVFVVIFAMLPIAKPLFKELEVPWHLFVGAFFFGIATFTMTMTPGTPSIQNIIPTKYFGTTVTAAPLLGIIATILVIIINVWYLRFALKRAESRGETYSNMKNLDKNPKQEMTDQYADKKLPPLFVSILPPVFLLVSLNAFKLDVLLTLMLSVAVCFVLFWPFIEKKFRTINVGATNTVLPIVNTSADVGYGTVIAATAGFAVVSDWLTSIPGSPFISLYLATTLLAGITGSASGGLGIAMETLGKTYFDMGLDPEILHRIAAMASGGFDALPHNGAVITILAVVGLTHKDAYRHIFATAVMAPVIAAIPTIIIASLFY, from the coding sequence GTGGAATTGTGGAGCGTCTTTACGATCCTGCTGTCATTGGGGATTTTAATATTCATGGCCTTGCGCGGCTTCAGCATTATCATCATTGCACCGATAGCGAGTATTATTGTCATTCTTTTAAATGGCATGCCATTTCTTGAAGGGATGCAGGAAAGCTATATGGCCGGGTTTATCAACTTTGCGAAAAACTATTATTTGATTTTCCTATTTGCTGCTCTTTTCGGAAAGTTCATGGAGGACAGTGGTGCAGCGAGAAAAATTGCAGAAGCACTTTTGAAAATAATTGGCCGTGAAAGCAAGTTTAAAGTCCTTATCGCCGTTGTGGTTATTAGTGCCATTCTTACTTATGGCGGGATCAATGTTTTTGTGGTAATCTTCGCGATGCTTCCGATCGCAAAGCCATTATTCAAAGAGCTGGAAGTACCGTGGCACTTATTTGTCGGTGCATTCTTTTTTGGAATTGCGACTTTTACGATGACGATGACACCAGGAACCCCCTCCATCCAGAACATCATTCCCACTAAATATTTCGGTACAACGGTTACGGCAGCCCCGCTGCTTGGGATCATTGCTACGATTCTCGTCATTATCATCAATGTGTGGTACTTGCGTTTTGCATTAAAACGTGCAGAAAGCCGTGGAGAAACGTACAGCAATATGAAAAATCTGGATAAGAATCCAAAGCAGGAAATGACAGATCAGTATGCTGATAAAAAACTGCCTCCTTTATTTGTCAGCATCCTTCCACCCGTATTTTTACTTGTTTCTTTAAATGCCTTTAAGCTCGATGTCCTTTTAACCCTGATGTTGTCAGTAGCTGTCTGCTTTGTGCTGTTTTGGCCATTTATTGAGAAGAAATTCAGGACTATCAATGTTGGTGCCACGAATACGGTTCTGCCAATCGTTAATACAAGTGCTGATGTAGGGTATGGCACGGTCATTGCTGCTACTGCAGGATTTGCGGTTGTATCTGATTGGCTAACTAGTATACCGGGATCTCCATTCATTTCATTATACCTGGCGACTACATTGCTTGCGGGAATTACTGGATCAGCTTCAGGGGGACTTGGCATTGCCATGGAAACGCTCGGAAAAACCTATTTTGATATGGGTCTGGATCCAGAAATTCTACACCGGATCGCCGCAATGGCGTCGGGCGGATTTGATGCACTTCCGCACAATGGTGCTGTTATCACGATTCTCGCGGTTGTCGGATTGACTCATAAAGATGCTTATCGCCATATTTTTGCAACCGCCGTTATGGCTCCTGTTATAGCAGCAATCCCGACTATTATTATTGCTTCATTATTCTATTAA
- a CDS encoding class I adenylate-forming enzyme family protein, producing the protein MLTYGILTLHSLLKKQTERYPDKEFIVFKDESITYHQFLNQTEKMAGWLVDKGIRKGDTVAAFLPNSPLFYETWFSCAAIGAILLPINTASTPTELEYFLSHSDSKGFIYEGNLVNEQHLMVAEAQSLLFIQKDDENWKREKEKCQFTPSGEPVYPEDVACIMYTSGTTAKPKGVLITHENYLFAGHSSVLYQQLTSEDRYLIFLPLFHANSQYYTSMAMLAAGGTIILLERFKSSTFWDDVKRYRPTVSSLVATIIKMLLECPDHPADKEHTLRKAGYGLFVTYQDLVKFQERFGIKLYQWYGMTESITTNIVTPLHEEMITDSASGIVPIGKPGLGHEVKIIRENGEEAMPGEVGEIIIKSPSLMKGYYKNPEATAKTLQDGYLHTGDKGYYNEEGFIWFVDRNKDMIKRAGENISSIEVENVLSNHAAVEECAVVGEPDSLREEIVVAYIRCSEGKEVSFDELYEFCKERLSYFKVPQEFRFVDDFPRTSIGKIQKNLLRK; encoded by the coding sequence TTGCTTACTTACGGAATATTGACTTTGCACTCATTGCTGAAAAAACAAACAGAAAGATATCCGGATAAGGAATTCATTGTTTTTAAAGATGAATCCATCACGTATCATCAATTTCTCAATCAAACAGAAAAGATGGCGGGCTGGCTGGTGGATAAAGGAATTCGAAAAGGTGATACAGTCGCTGCTTTTCTCCCCAATTCTCCTTTATTCTACGAGACCTGGTTCAGCTGTGCGGCCATTGGTGCCATTCTTTTGCCGATCAACACAGCCTCGACACCAACTGAATTGGAGTATTTCTTAAGCCATTCTGATTCAAAGGGGTTTATTTATGAAGGGAACCTGGTCAATGAACAGCACCTGATGGTGGCAGAAGCTCAATCGCTTCTTTTTATTCAAAAGGATGACGAGAATTGGAAAAGAGAAAAAGAGAAATGCCAGTTTACCCCATCCGGTGAACCGGTCTACCCTGAGGACGTTGCCTGCATTATGTATACATCAGGAACAACTGCAAAGCCAAAAGGGGTACTGATTACTCACGAAAACTACTTGTTTGCCGGGCATTCATCTGTCTTGTATCAGCAGTTAACATCCGAAGACCGCTACTTAATCTTTTTGCCGCTCTTCCATGCAAACTCTCAATACTATACATCAATGGCCATGCTTGCTGCAGGAGGAACTATTATCCTATTGGAAAGGTTTAAATCATCCACCTTTTGGGATGATGTGAAACGGTACCGGCCAACTGTTTCAAGTCTGGTGGCAACTATTATTAAAATGCTCCTTGAATGCCCAGACCACCCTGCTGATAAGGAACATACTCTTCGCAAAGCTGGATATGGGTTATTCGTTACCTATCAGGATTTGGTCAAGTTCCAGGAGAGATTTGGCATAAAGCTTTATCAATGGTATGGCATGACCGAGTCGATCACTACCAATATCGTTACACCCCTTCATGAGGAAATGATTACGGATTCTGCTTCAGGGATTGTCCCGATTGGGAAGCCCGGCCTTGGTCATGAAGTAAAGATTATCAGGGAAAATGGCGAAGAAGCAATGCCAGGAGAAGTAGGAGAGATTATTATTAAAAGTCCATCCCTGATGAAGGGTTACTATAAGAATCCAGAAGCTACAGCCAAAACCTTGCAGGATGGCTACCTTCATACTGGGGACAAAGGCTATTACAATGAGGAAGGATTTATTTGGTTTGTTGACCGGAACAAGGACATGATTAAGCGTGCCGGAGAAAATATTTCTTCAATAGAGGTTGAGAATGTGCTATCAAATCACGCAGCTGTCGAAGAGTGCGCTGTGGTTGGCGAGCCTGATTCATTACGTGAAGAAATCGTTGTGGCATATATCAGATGTTCTGAAGGAAAAGAGGTTTCTTTCGATGAGCTTTATGAATTCTGCAAAGAAAGGCTCTCATATTTTAAAGTTCCACAGGAGTTCCGTTTTGTAGACGATTTCCCTCGAACCTCTATAGGAAAAATCCAAAAAAATTTATTAAGAAAATAA
- a CDS encoding TetR/AcrR family transcriptional regulator, which yields MNKRQLQALETKKRILNVALELFQEKSFSNVTVDEIIEKSQTSKGAFYNHFKSKHDIFFEKFQEVDHYYVQELEPQFHLFNSAEEKLRWFFFKQMEYIETNLGWDVIRTIYEHELNVEADSFFLIPDRPLYQILGKLCDDGKKGGEFRRDLSTPEMVNIFARTIRGILYDWGINKGAFSLQNEQRFLFDAVIKGLKK from the coding sequence GTGAATAAAAGGCAGCTGCAAGCATTAGAGACAAAGAAAAGAATATTAAATGTGGCATTGGAGCTTTTTCAAGAGAAGAGCTTCAGCAATGTAACAGTCGATGAGATTATTGAAAAATCCCAAACATCCAAAGGCGCATTTTACAATCATTTTAAAAGCAAACATGATATATTCTTTGAAAAATTTCAGGAAGTGGACCATTATTATGTTCAAGAATTGGAGCCGCAATTTCATTTATTCAACTCTGCTGAGGAAAAACTGCGCTGGTTTTTCTTTAAACAGATGGAATATATTGAAACCAATCTTGGCTGGGACGTTATAAGAACTATTTACGAGCATGAACTCAATGTAGAAGCAGATAGCTTTTTTTTAATACCTGATAGACCGCTCTATCAAATCCTTGGAAAGTTATGTGATGATGGAAAAAAGGGTGGGGAATTCCGCAGGGACCTTTCCACTCCGGAAATGGTTAATATCTTCGCCCGTACCATAAGAGGAATTCTATATGACTGGGGCATCAATAAGGGTGCTTTTTCACTGCAGAATGAACAGAGGTTTTTATTTGATGCGGTGATCAAAGGGTTAAAAAAGTAA
- a CDS encoding short-chain fatty acid transporter has translation MLRSISQSFKVGVEKYLPNAFIFALLLTLIVLAMGMIMTGESFFGMIEHWYNGFWGFLAFTTQMILIIITGYALVKAPLVQKWVQKGAIVPKTQKSAIIITMIVAAVGGYLSWGLGFVLGTLFAMEVARNVQTADFRILIAAAYTATIAILPISITLTAPLLVNTPQHSLEEKIGLIPLTETILSPTMLFVALVGLAAVIFAYIKMMPKSDEVVPFYRNDEIAASLEASPVAVGENPTIADRLDNSKVLNYLIVAIGAIWLFMYFSKSGFNLDLNILNFGFIILGLALHGSPKSYISAITSAMPSAGGIALQFPFYAGIMGMMIGSGLIVMISNGIVAISNEFTFPFFSLLSASIVNIFVPSAGGQWQIQGPIMVEAAQSMGIPVSVAINTVSIGDLVTNLLQPFFVLPALGLSGLSLKDIWGYCLVSLIILFVIAVVGVTFIPMIL, from the coding sequence ATGTTAAGATCCATTTCGCAAAGCTTTAAAGTTGGTGTTGAGAAGTACTTACCGAATGCATTTATCTTTGCCTTGCTCCTTACTCTGATCGTTTTAGCTATGGGGATGATCATGACGGGAGAAAGCTTCTTTGGCATGATAGAACACTGGTACAACGGGTTTTGGGGCTTTTTAGCGTTTACCACACAAATGATCTTAATCATTATTACGGGTTACGCGCTCGTGAAGGCACCCCTTGTCCAAAAATGGGTTCAAAAAGGAGCGATCGTTCCCAAAACGCAAAAGTCCGCAATCATCATTACCATGATTGTCGCTGCTGTCGGCGGATACCTTAGCTGGGGGTTAGGATTTGTATTAGGTACACTTTTTGCCATGGAAGTAGCAAGAAACGTCCAGACAGCAGACTTTCGCATTCTCATTGCAGCAGCTTACACCGCAACAATCGCCATACTCCCAATCAGCATTACATTGACTGCACCTCTCCTAGTGAATACTCCACAGCACTCCTTAGAAGAGAAAATCGGACTAATACCATTAACAGAAACAATCTTAAGCCCGACCATGCTGTTTGTGGCATTAGTCGGCTTGGCAGCTGTCATTTTTGCCTATATAAAAATGATGCCTAAATCGGATGAAGTCGTTCCATTTTACAGAAACGATGAAATCGCCGCCAGCTTGGAAGCATCTCCTGTTGCAGTTGGAGAAAATCCAACTATTGCAGATCGATTGGATAATAGTAAAGTTTTAAACTATCTAATTGTTGCAATTGGTGCGATCTGGCTATTTATGTATTTCTCAAAAAGTGGGTTCAATCTCGACCTTAACATTCTGAACTTTGGCTTTATTATTCTTGGCCTGGCCTTACATGGCTCTCCAAAAAGCTATATTAGCGCGATTACCAGCGCCATGCCTTCAGCTGGCGGAATCGCCCTGCAATTTCCTTTCTACGCTGGAATCATGGGGATGATGATCGGCTCTGGTTTAATTGTCATGATATCAAACGGCATTGTGGCTATTTCAAATGAATTTACCTTTCCGTTTTTCAGTCTGTTGTCTGCCTCTATTGTTAATATTTTCGTGCCTTCAGCCGGGGGCCAGTGGCAAATCCAGGGCCCAATCATGGTTGAAGCGGCACAATCAATGGGAATCCCTGTATCAGTAGCCATCAACACGGTCTCCATAGGAGATCTAGTAACAAACTTACTGCAGCCCTTCTTTGTTCTCCCTGCTTTAGGTTTGTCTGGGTTGTCTTTGAAAGATATTTGGGGATATTGTTTAGTATCGCTTATTATTTTGTTTGTGATTGCTGTGGTTGGGGTTACTTTTATTCCGATGATATTATAA
- a CDS encoding DinB family protein — protein MNELVFKQFEKTRGYFIKKIESVSKDVASIQPDGFNNTIHWHIGHVLTVCEQFMFGFPRKTTHIPANYIELFGNGTKPADWKGDIPEADEIIIQLKDQLVRIQQIPAERLNEKLDKPFLGLETFGELAEFALFHEANHLGHIQAMERVIHHTGVKN, from the coding sequence ATGAATGAACTAGTGTTTAAACAGTTTGAGAAGACAAGAGGTTATTTTATTAAAAAGATCGAGTCAGTATCAAAGGATGTAGCAAGTATACAGCCAGACGGTTTTAACAACACGATTCATTGGCATATTGGCCATGTATTAACGGTCTGTGAACAGTTTATGTTCGGCTTTCCCCGCAAAACGACCCATATCCCTGCAAACTATATTGAATTATTTGGGAACGGTACAAAGCCGGCTGATTGGAAAGGTGATATACCTGAAGCAGATGAGATCATTATACAGCTGAAGGATCAATTGGTCCGAATACAGCAAATTCCAGCTGAACGGTTAAATGAAAAGCTGGATAAACCATTTTTGGGACTTGAAACCTTTGGTGAATTAGCCGAATTTGCGTTGTTTCATGAGGCAAACCATTTAGGGCATATTCAAGCGATGGAACGGGTTATTCATCATACAGGAGTAAAGAACTAA
- the purU gene encoding formyltetrahydrofolate deformylase: MNSTIQDQLQVFRESQKNRGRLLINCPDQPGIVAAVSKFLFQHDANIIESSQYSTNPEGGTFFIRIEFECPGLQSKEEELKSQFKEIAETFSMEWKLAFVYELKKTAIFVSKELHCLRELLWEWQSGDLLTDIALIVSNHEEARQIAESLHIPFFYIPASKENREEVEERQLQLLKEFDIDLIILARYMQILTPAFVGAHPFKIINIHHSFLPAFVGARPYDRAHQRGVKIIGATSHYVTNDLDEGPIIEQDIKRVDHRDHIDDLKKSGRSIERSVLARAVKWHLEDRIIVNENKTIVF, translated from the coding sequence ATGAATTCAACTATTCAAGATCAACTTCAAGTATTTAGAGAGAGTCAAAAAAACAGGGGGCGGCTGCTTATCAATTGTCCTGATCAACCGGGTATTGTGGCTGCTGTATCCAAGTTTCTGTTCCAGCATGATGCTAATATTATTGAATCGAGTCAATATTCGACAAATCCAGAGGGTGGAACCTTTTTTATACGAATCGAGTTTGAATGTCCTGGTTTACAGTCGAAGGAAGAAGAGTTGAAGAGTCAATTTAAGGAAATCGCAGAAACATTTTCAATGGAATGGAAATTAGCATTTGTTTATGAATTGAAGAAGACAGCTATTTTCGTATCAAAAGAACTTCATTGTTTACGTGAGCTGTTATGGGAATGGCAAAGTGGTGATTTGCTTACCGACATCGCTCTTATTGTGAGCAATCACGAGGAAGCAAGACAAATTGCAGAATCCTTGCATATTCCATTCTTTTACATACCAGCAAGTAAAGAAAATAGAGAGGAAGTTGAAGAAAGACAGCTGCAGCTTTTAAAAGAATTTGATATTGACTTAATCATCTTAGCAAGATATATGCAAATTTTGACGCCAGCCTTTGTTGGGGCTCATCCATTCAAGATCATTAATATTCATCACTCTTTCCTTCCTGCATTTGTTGGAGCGAGGCCATATGATCGAGCCCATCAGCGCGGAGTAAAAATAATTGGGGCAACGTCTCATTATGTTACAAACGATCTTGACGAAGGACCAATCATTGAACAAGATATCAAGCGTGTTGACCACCGGGATCATATAGATGATCTAAAAAAGAGCGGACGTTCTATTGAACGAAGTGTTCTTGCCAGGGCGGTTAAATGGCATTTAGAAGACCGGATTATTGTTAATGAAAACAAAACAATTGTTTTTTAA
- a CDS encoding sigma-54-dependent Fis family transcriptional regulator, which produces MDTTFYFDTWKRFVHEGVLDKARLDKRILESWYRCKKERVNPYLNKGMHLLTEKELHNKKAQNSLLIEMTDPYLKKMDPMIKSSGMMALLVDPDGYVISLLGNDKTLKDARRINFMEGVRWTEAAVGTNAIGTALETKEAVMIQGPEHYSVASHQWSCSATPILDDNGGLLGVIDVSCPVDQSHPFMIGMVTSIAYAIEKDLIKRSHSKEITLIQQAAQLAESHRSQLFIVCNKHKQIISASKPIREKIPHIIGMNLQEMLHNRYHINAEIPLYLNEDNGMNGICFFLSEVNTPYQHVFSTSTRSADSFVFKGECGISEVFQRTLQKVKLVAPTDATVFISGETGTGKEMVARAIHENSPRKNGPFISLNCGAIPKDLMESELFGYAEGAFTGAKRQGYKGKFEQAQRGTIFLDEIGEISHTMQVALLRVLQEKKVTPIGGTKEVPLDIRIITATHRDITDLVKRREFREDLYYRLNVYPIDVPPLRNRREDIPYLIKYICRRNNWSLNSMGIQDLMTSLRDYDWPGNIRELTNLLERLHIMLPVQLSDHHPLEQPLELLNLNHPSLPEYPIEESSAEETRLNAREKIQRDLMLDALKRTNGNVTAAAKFLGIPRSTFYKRLKKFGM; this is translated from the coding sequence ATGGATACAACTTTTTATTTTGATACTTGGAAGCGATTTGTTCATGAAGGTGTTCTTGATAAAGCGCGATTAGACAAACGAATATTGGAATCCTGGTACCGATGTAAAAAAGAAAGAGTAAACCCATATTTAAATAAAGGCATGCATTTATTAACTGAAAAGGAACTGCATAATAAGAAAGCTCAAAATTCACTGCTAATAGAAATGACTGACCCTTATTTAAAGAAGATGGATCCGATGATAAAAAGTTCAGGCATGATGGCACTATTGGTCGATCCCGATGGATATGTAATATCCCTTTTGGGGAACGATAAAACATTAAAGGATGCCCGCAGAATTAACTTTATGGAAGGCGTACGCTGGACTGAGGCTGCTGTCGGGACAAATGCAATCGGAACGGCATTGGAAACCAAAGAAGCCGTCATGATTCAGGGCCCTGAGCATTACTCTGTGGCTTCTCATCAATGGAGCTGCTCTGCGACTCCCATCTTGGATGACAATGGAGGATTACTCGGTGTCATTGATGTATCATGTCCCGTAGATCAATCTCATCCTTTTATGATTGGCATGGTTACTTCGATTGCTTATGCTATTGAAAAAGATTTAATAAAGAGATCCCACAGCAAAGAAATCACTCTTATCCAGCAAGCGGCCCAATTAGCTGAGTCCCATCGCAGCCAGCTCTTCATTGTATGCAATAAACACAAACAAATCATATCCGCAAGTAAACCCATTCGTGAGAAAATACCACATATCATTGGAATGAATCTGCAGGAAATGCTGCATAACAGATATCATATTAATGCTGAAATACCACTCTATCTAAATGAAGACAATGGCATGAATGGAATCTGCTTTTTTCTGTCAGAAGTAAATACTCCTTATCAACACGTATTCTCTACTTCAACAAGATCAGCAGACTCCTTTGTATTTAAAGGGGAATGTGGAATAAGCGAGGTTTTTCAAAGAACGTTACAAAAAGTAAAGCTCGTAGCTCCAACCGATGCTACCGTATTCATTTCAGGGGAAACGGGTACAGGGAAAGAGATGGTTGCAAGAGCCATTCACGAAAACAGCCCCCGCAAAAACGGTCCTTTCATCTCTTTGAATTGCGGGGCCATTCCTAAAGACCTTATGGAAAGTGAGCTCTTTGGGTATGCAGAGGGGGCATTTACCGGGGCCAAGCGTCAAGGGTATAAAGGGAAATTTGAACAGGCTCAAAGGGGAACGATTTTTCTTGATGAAATTGGTGAAATTTCGCATACGATGCAGGTCGCTTTACTGCGGGTCCTACAGGAAAAGAAAGTTACTCCGATTGGCGGCACTAAAGAAGTACCTTTGGATATCCGGATTATAACGGCCACACATCGTGACATTACGGATCTTGTAAAACGGAGAGAATTCCGGGAAGACCTATATTACCGGTTAAATGTATATCCGATTGATGTTCCGCCTTTAAGAAATAGAAGAGAAGATATCCCGTATCTTATTAAGTATATTTGCCGAAGAAACAATTGGAGCTTAAATAGTATGGGCATTCAAGATCTGATGACTAGTTTAAGAGACTATGACTGGCCGGGAAATATAAGGGAACTGACCAACCTGCTAGAGAGGCTGCACATTATGCTTCCTGTACAACTTTCAGACCATCACCCTTTAGAACAGCCCTTAGAGCTATTAAACTTGAATCATCCATCCCTTCCAGAGTATCCGATTGAAGAAAGCAGCGCGGAAGAAACAAGATTAAACGCACGTGAGAAAATACAAAGAGATTTAATGCTGGACGCATTAAAACGGACAAATGGAAATGTAACAGCAGCAGCAAAATTCCTTGGCATTCCACGAAGTACCTTTTATAAAAGACTAAAGAAGTTTGGAATGTGA
- a CDS encoding 2,3-butanediol dehydrogenase: protein MKAALWYDTKDIRVETIPEPSPEKDQVKIKVSYCGICGSDLHEYLAGPIFIPAEEPHPISKDKAPIVMGHEFAGVVAAVGEDVTGIEVGDRVCVEPIYSCGSCHSCRKGHYNVCEQLGFIGLSGGVGGFSEYSVVPSKMIHKIPDNMTWEQAALVEPAAVAVHAVRQSDLKIGDSVAVIGTGPIGLLVIQAAKAAGASKIFAVEVSPERRDFAKQAGADLVIDPIERDPIQAVKEFTDGLGVDVAFEVAGIEAAIHTAIESTKPEGNVVNISIWEKPASIPVNQFILTERKMTSIIAYRNIFPQVIQLLANGQIKATKLITKKIPLDQIVTEGFEALTKNKNQIKILVDPSL from the coding sequence ATGAAGGCTGCTCTTTGGTATGATACAAAAGATATTCGTGTGGAAACAATCCCTGAGCCTTCTCCGGAAAAAGATCAGGTGAAAATAAAGGTTTCATATTGTGGCATATGCGGGTCAGATCTGCATGAATATTTGGCAGGTCCCATTTTTATCCCGGCAGAAGAACCCCACCCAATATCAAAGGATAAAGCGCCGATTGTCATGGGCCATGAGTTTGCCGGGGTGGTCGCTGCCGTTGGGGAAGATGTAACTGGAATAGAAGTGGGTGACCGCGTGTGTGTAGAGCCGATTTACAGCTGCGGATCATGTCACTCTTGCCGCAAGGGACATTATAATGTTTGTGAACAATTAGGTTTTATAGGTCTCTCTGGCGGAGTAGGCGGCTTCTCAGAATACAGTGTGGTGCCATCTAAAATGATTCATAAAATACCGGACAATATGACCTGGGAACAAGCAGCTCTTGTTGAGCCGGCAGCTGTTGCCGTTCACGCTGTCCGCCAAAGTGACTTGAAAATTGGGGATTCAGTCGCTGTTATTGGTACAGGGCCAATTGGATTATTGGTTATTCAAGCAGCTAAGGCAGCGGGTGCAAGTAAAATCTTTGCGGTCGAGGTTTCTCCAGAAAGAAGGGATTTTGCCAAACAGGCTGGAGCAGACCTTGTCATTGATCCTATAGAAAGAGACCCTATTCAAGCCGTAAAAGAATTTACTGATGGGCTTGGAGTGGATGTTGCATTTGAGGTAGCTGGAATTGAGGCTGCTATTCATACCGCAATTGAATCGACAAAACCTGAAGGGAATGTAGTGAATATCAGCATATGGGAAAAGCCTGCCAGCATTCCTGTAAACCAATTTATTCTAACAGAGAGAAAGATGACTAGTATCATAGCTTATCGAAACATCTTCCCGCAAGTTATTCAATTGCTTGCGAATGGGCAAATTAAAGCAACAAAGTTAATCACGAAAAAAATTCCCCTTGATCAAATCGTTACTGAAGGGTTTGAAGCACTTACGAAAAATAAAAACCAAATTAAAATATTGGTAGATCCATCATTATAA